The Trichosurus vulpecula isolate mTriVul1 chromosome 4, mTriVul1.pri, whole genome shotgun sequence genome contains a region encoding:
- the LOC118848323 gene encoding 60S ribosomal protein L35-like, producing the protein MAKIKARDLRGKKKEELLKQLDDLKVELSQLRVAKVTGGAASKLSKIRVVRKSIARVLTVINQTQKENLRKFYKGKKYKPLDLRPKKTRAMCRRLNKHEESLKTKKQQRKERLYPLRKFAVKA; encoded by the coding sequence ATGGCAAAAATCAAGGCCAGGGATCTTcgtgggaagaagaaggaggaactCCTCAAACAGTTGGATGATTTAAAGGTGGAACTTTCCCAGTTGAGAGTGGCCAAGGTCACTGGAGGAGCTGCATCCAAGCTATCTAAGATCCGAGTTGTCCGAAAATCTATTGCCCGAGTCCTAACTGTCATCAatcagacacagaaagagaacctCAGGAAATTCTATAAGGGCAAGAAATACAAGCCTCTGGACCTTAGGCCCAAGAAGACCCGTGCCATGTGCCGCAGGCTTAATAAGCACGAGGAAAGCCTGAAGAccaaaaaacagcagaggaagGAACGCCTGTACCCCCTTCGGAAATTTGCTGTTAAGGCATGA
- the LOC118846890 gene encoding olfactory receptor 10R2-like, translated as MTLFPSRKTFSPWISPSSEIGQVAELSILFFPHSSLQIIPWEQLPPENLTTITEFLLLGFSNLQEKQLVLFPIFLCLYLVILSGNITIVTVICLEHSLHIPMYFFLGVLSVSETCYTFVVLPKMLINLFSVLRTISFTSCAVQMFFFLGFGVTNCLLLGVMGYDRYAAICHPLRYPILMNWRVCRLLAATCGVSGFLISLIGTTLVFVLPFCNSNKVEHYFCDISPVIHLACGDSYINEFVIFICGVLVLVFPLTFICISYGFIVSTILKIPSAEGKRKAFSTCASHLTVVVVHYGCASFVYLRPSKITSSKDQLVTVSYTIITPLLNPMVYSLRNKDVQIAIRKVISWGRFPLKTI; from the exons ATGACTCTGTTCCCATCTAGAAAAACTTTCTCTCCTTGGATCTCACCTTCCT CTGAAATAGGGCAGGTTGCAG AATTGAGCatccttttcttccctcactcctcACTGCAGATCATTCCCTGGGAACAACTTCCTCCAGAGAACCTAACAACGATCACTGAATTCCTGTTGCTAGGCTTCTCCAATCTCCAAGAAAAGCAGCTTGTGCTTTTTCCTATCTTCCTTTGTCTCTACCTAGTCATCCTCAGTGGGAATATCACGATTGTCACTGTCATCTGCCTGGAGCACAGTCTTCACATCCCCATGTACTTTTTCCTAGGagtcctctctgtctctgaaaCCTGTTATACATTTGTTGTCCTGCCCAAGATGCTTATCAACTTGTTCTCTGTGCTCAGgaccatttccttcaccagttgTGCTGTCCAGATGTTCTTCTTCCTTGGCTTTGGTGTAACCAATTGCCTGCTGCTTGGTGTAATGGGTTATGACCGTTATGCTGCCATCTGCCACCCTTTGCGCTACCCAATCCTCATGAACTGGAGGGTCTGCAGATTGTTAGCAGCCACTTGTGGTGTGAGTGGCTTCCTAATTTCATTGATAGGCACAACCTTGGTCTTCGTTCTACCCTTCTGCAACTCCAACAAGGTTGAACACTACTTCTGTGACATTTCACCTGTTATTCACCTTGCTTGTGGTGATTCTTATATTAATGAGTTTGTCATATTCATCTGTGGTGTCCTGGTGCTTGTTTTCCCTCTCACCTTCATCTGCATCTCCTATGGTTTCATTGTTAGTACCATCTTAAAGATTCCATCTGCTGAGGGGAAGCGGAAGGCCTTTTCCACCTGTGCCTCCCACCTCACAGTGGTTGTAGTCCACTATGGATGTGCATCCTTTGTTTACCTAAGGCCCTCCAAGATCACATCAAGTAAAGACCAACTAGTGACAGTGAGCTATACCATTATCACTCCCTTGTTGAATCCCATGGTTTATAGCCTAAGGAACAAAGATGTCCAAATAGCCATCCGGAAAGTGATCAGCTGGGGAAGATTTCCCCTTAAAACCATATAA